A region from the Candidatus Electrothrix scaldis genome encodes:
- a CDS encoding metalloregulator ArsR/SmtB family transcription factor has translation MDDQVDNLAILLKSISHPIRLKILCLLQDKELTVSEIREEVETSGANISQHLNIMRNQGIIDSRKEANFIYNRIADERIIELMKTMKQLFCAIA, from the coding sequence ATGGATGACCAAGTCGATAATCTGGCTATTTTGCTCAAATCCATATCTCACCCTATTCGCTTAAAAATTCTCTGCCTTCTCCAGGATAAAGAGCTGACAGTGAGTGAAATTCGGGAAGAAGTGGAAACCAGTGGGGCAAATATCAGTCAGCATTTGAACATAATGAGAAACCAAGGTATCATCGACTCGCGCAAAGAAGCGAATTTTATTTACAATCGTATTGCGGACGAGCGAATTATCGAGTTAATGAAGACGATGAAGCAGTTATTTTGCGCCATCGCCTAA
- a CDS encoding AIPR family protein, which translates to MPAKKLQQEEFSRFDIRLQRKAADIIKALSSIDYKFLFVMVHTGKRGAAENILADMQAWQKELNEAAIVTNLQTPTRDLPFQVHLASAEDLMEWMRYQASDTVDLDDVEITQYGRIESPYSAYYGMVGGDQIAEWWENYGSQLFSKNIRNLLGPTEVNDSIKITAEKSPHSFWYFNNGITILVKQINPHRRNNIKERDRGLFNFKDVSIINGAQTVSTIGRLAKNHASDTLSDIKVQTRFISVNGSSDHKKDDVGKQITKFNNLQNRVLGRDFASQEPNQLRLRDELIIEGYNYQLLRSDGSQQPDKKTIDIDEALDALACLNKTPTIVTTLKSKRGRFFENLEGSLYKTVFNPNISGVLLINAVTHHRVISKIIASEYDCTDKQNRRRIGVLVHANRVFSSVLLNRVHGLRRSDRLIEPNENEIKESFVTILNKTENHLREKHVNAYPARFFSNVDKVTELYDIIG; encoded by the coding sequence ATGCCTGCGAAAAAACTCCAACAAGAAGAATTTTCAAGGTTTGATATTAGGCTTCAGAGGAAAGCTGCTGATATAATTAAGGCCCTCTCTTCAATTGATTATAAGTTTCTTTTCGTTATGGTTCATACCGGAAAAAGAGGGGCAGCTGAAAACATACTTGCAGACATGCAGGCATGGCAAAAAGAATTGAATGAAGCGGCAATAGTTACCAATTTGCAAACACCAACTAGGGATCTTCCTTTTCAGGTTCACCTAGCTTCAGCTGAAGACCTCATGGAATGGATGCGCTATCAAGCATCAGATACTGTTGACCTAGATGATGTTGAAATAACACAATATGGTAGAATTGAAAGCCCTTATTCTGCCTATTACGGAATGGTAGGCGGTGACCAAATTGCCGAGTGGTGGGAAAACTATGGCAGCCAGTTGTTCTCAAAAAATATAAGAAACTTACTTGGTCCTACTGAAGTAAATGATTCAATAAAGATAACTGCTGAAAAATCACCGCATAGCTTTTGGTATTTCAATAATGGTATCACCATATTGGTGAAACAAATTAATCCTCACCGAAGAAATAACATTAAAGAGCGTGATCGAGGATTATTTAATTTCAAGGACGTAAGTATAATAAATGGTGCTCAAACCGTTAGTACCATAGGAAGACTTGCTAAGAATCACGCATCAGATACTCTTTCGGATATTAAAGTTCAGACAAGGTTTATTTCTGTAAATGGCTCATCGGATCATAAAAAAGATGATGTTGGTAAGCAAATAACCAAATTTAATAATTTGCAGAATCGGGTGCTAGGAAGGGATTTTGCTTCACAAGAGCCTAATCAGCTCCGCTTGAGAGATGAGCTAATTATTGAAGGATATAACTACCAACTTTTACGCTCAGATGGAAGCCAGCAACCAGACAAGAAGACTATTGACATTGATGAAGCGTTGGATGCGTTAGCATGTCTGAATAAAACACCAACTATTGTTACAACGTTAAAATCCAAACGTGGTAGATTTTTTGAGAATTTAGAGGGCAGTTTGTATAAAACTGTTTTTAATCCAAATATCAGCGGTGTCCTTCTTATCAATGCAGTAACACATCATAGAGTTATATCCAAAATTATTGCCAGTGAATATGATTGTACTGACAAGCAAAATAGAAGGAGGATTGGTGTGTTAGTGCACGCTAACAGAGTATTCTCATCTGTTTTACTTAATAGGGTTCATGGGCTCAGGAGATCGGATCGGTTAATAGAGCCAAATGAAAACGAAATCAAAGAAAGTTTTGTAACAATACTCAATAAAACAGAAAACCATTTAAGAGAAAAACATGTAAATGCTTATCCTGCTAGATTTTTCAGTAACGTTGACAAGGTGACTGAGCTTTACGATATAATTGGATAG
- a CDS encoding thiamine biosynthesis protein codes for MQETTALGLFSGGLDSILACRVIAEQGIRVRALKFVTPFFDHDLLAREAAYQQEVKEKYGLEVELVDLSAGYIELLRNPSHGFGKNFNPCIDCKIMMLRKAKELLKEYGASFLITGEVLGQRPMSQRRDTLNLIERDAECRDILLRPLSAQLMTPTLPEREGLVDRDRLYTFSGRGRKPQIALARELGITDFPAPAGGCVLTDPNLATRIRRFYEGLFRIGKEEITSTDIQFLLLGRQFRLPGGHWLVLGRNEQENDRLEELCEAEDWLLYMPERPGPAALLRRGSALISTPEEREGILAAVTGLIIRFGRKIEGAFPPGEVLFQEGDRQVILQGEMLADEVFQEWIV; via the coding sequence ATGCAAGAAACTACCGCTCTGGGTCTCTTTTCCGGCGGACTGGACTCCATCCTTGCCTGTCGGGTCATTGCCGAGCAGGGTATCCGGGTCCGGGCCTTAAAATTCGTCACACCTTTTTTTGATCATGATCTGCTGGCCAGAGAAGCGGCCTATCAGCAGGAGGTAAAAGAAAAATACGGCCTGGAGGTGGAGCTGGTTGATCTCAGTGCTGGCTATATAGAGCTATTGCGTAATCCCAGTCATGGGTTCGGCAAGAACTTCAATCCCTGCATTGATTGCAAGATCATGATGCTCCGCAAGGCCAAAGAGCTGCTCAAAGAGTACGGGGCTTCTTTTCTCATCACTGGCGAGGTCCTGGGGCAACGCCCCATGTCGCAACGGAGGGATACCCTGAACCTGATTGAGCGGGATGCCGAGTGCCGCGATATCCTCCTTCGCCCCCTCTCTGCCCAGCTCATGACGCCTACTTTGCCGGAGCGGGAAGGCTTGGTGGATCGCGATCGCCTGTATACTTTTTCCGGGCGGGGCCGCAAACCCCAGATAGCCCTGGCCCGCGAACTGGGAATAACGGATTTCCCTGCCCCGGCAGGAGGTTGTGTATTAACCGACCCCAATCTTGCCACCCGGATTCGCCGTTTTTATGAAGGTCTCTTCCGTATCGGCAAGGAGGAGATCACCAGCACAGACATCCAGTTCCTGCTCTTAGGGCGCCAGTTTCGCCTGCCAGGAGGGCATTGGCTGGTCTTGGGTCGGAATGAGCAGGAAAATGATCGGCTGGAAGAACTTTGTGAAGCAGAGGACTGGTTACTCTATATGCCGGAGCGTCCTGGGCCAGCAGCCCTGCTCCGCCGGGGATCAGCTCTTATTTCGACCCCTGAAGAGCGGGAGGGCATTCTTGCTGCGGTGACAGGATTAATAATCCGATTTGGTCGCAAGATAGAAGGCGCCTTCCCTCCAGGAGAGGTCCTTTTTCAGGAAGGAGACAGGCAAGTAATACTGCAAGGAGAGATGCTTGCCGACGAAGTTTTTCAAGAGTGGATTGTATAG
- a CDS encoding C1 family peptidase, producing MKKLNRRTTIFALVLAFCFTCLTGPGFAKSQKPKSYPLGDIPLPKEIYKKHLKLSAMDMAGELPASYDARNDGIVTSAKNQGSCGSCWAFASVGAMESHLLRAYNVGPEDLSEQQQVSCNTAMWGCSGGSANAIRFWEGDGPSDEDYFPYTASDTTTCINEEGAQLNYRVTGWHTVAEADFKNSLYTYGPSYWRYTVHGDFYTYWNYGQPGEVYINTAADVKGGHAVLLIGWDDSKQAYLCKNSWGEFGGPNGDGTFWIAYSGHANDLGFGMANFSLTSLACSSDAECDDGVYCNGQETCNVSTGACQAGTAITCGSDGSFCNGEEVCNEATQSCGSTGDPCGLGTVCDEAADFCASLCGNGVCDAGENCSSCPSDCIGGTAGGTCGGCFKGKCDDICQSNKEDYSCSDCWSSYCCGDGTCEGEENSTNCAIDCPVPVCGDGVCDAEEDNSTCPADCPVTAQEICDNGLDDDSDGAIDCADSDCFASAACQCGGKNAACQSGSECCSNVCRNGKCAP from the coding sequence ATGAAGAAACTGAACAGAAGAACAACAATATTTGCTCTTGTCTTAGCCTTCTGCTTTACCTGCCTGACCGGTCCAGGTTTTGCTAAATCACAGAAGCCGAAAAGCTACCCCCTCGGTGACATTCCGTTACCTAAAGAAATTTATAAAAAACATCTTAAACTCTCGGCAATGGATATGGCCGGGGAATTACCTGCTTCCTATGATGCCCGTAACGACGGCATTGTCACCTCAGCCAAAAATCAAGGCTCATGCGGTTCCTGCTGGGCCTTTGCCAGTGTCGGGGCTATGGAGTCGCATCTGCTCAGGGCATACAATGTCGGGCCGGAAGATCTCTCCGAGCAACAGCAGGTGTCCTGCAACACAGCCATGTGGGGATGCTCCGGTGGGAGTGCCAATGCTATCCGTTTCTGGGAAGGAGACGGGCCCAGTGATGAAGACTATTTTCCATATACTGCTTCCGATACAACGACCTGCATCAATGAAGAGGGAGCCCAGCTCAACTATCGGGTAACAGGTTGGCATACTGTGGCTGAAGCTGACTTTAAAAATTCTCTGTACACCTACGGCCCCAGTTACTGGCGTTATACTGTGCATGGAGACTTCTATACCTACTGGAATTATGGTCAGCCTGGTGAGGTTTATATTAATACCGCTGCCGACGTTAAAGGCGGCCATGCTGTGCTGCTGATCGGTTGGGATGACAGCAAGCAGGCATACCTTTGCAAAAACAGCTGGGGCGAGTTCGGCGGCCCCAACGGAGACGGAACCTTCTGGATCGCTTATTCCGGTCATGCCAACGACCTTGGATTCGGTATGGCAAACTTCAGCCTGACCTCCTTGGCTTGCTCTTCGGATGCTGAATGCGATGACGGTGTATATTGTAACGGGCAGGAAACCTGTAACGTAAGCACTGGTGCCTGTCAGGCAGGAACAGCTATTACCTGCGGCAGCGACGGAAGTTTTTGCAACGGAGAAGAAGTCTGCAACGAGGCAACACAGAGTTGCGGTAGCACGGGTGATCCCTGCGGGCTGGGAACTGTCTGTGACGAGGCAGCTGATTTCTGTGCATCACTCTGCGGTAACGGTGTCTGTGACGCTGGTGAAAATTGCTCCTCCTGCCCAAGCGACTGCATCGGCGGAACAGCTGGTGGTACCTGTGGCGGTTGTTTCAAAGGAAAATGCGATGATATCTGTCAATCGAACAAAGAAGATTATTCCTGCTCGGACTGCTGGTCCAGCTACTGTTGCGGAGATGGGACGTGCGAGGGTGAGGAAAACAGCACAAACTGCGCTATAGATTGTCCTGTGCCTGTTTGCGGCGACGGCGTTTGTGATGCAGAAGAAGATAACAGCACTTGTCCGGCAGATTGTCCGGTGACTGCGCAGGAGATTTGTGATAACGGCCTGGATGATGATTCCGACGGTGCCATAGACTGTGCAGACAGTGATTGTTTTGCTTCAGCGGCCTGCCAATGCGGCGGAAAAAATGCTGCGTGTCAGTCTGGCAGTGAATGCTGCTCCAATGTTTGTCGCAACGGCAAGTGCGCTCCTTGA
- a CDS encoding MMPL family transporter, with translation MDLSTRAIQFSLRKPKIVTAIMVAFTIIIGAFIVKVHVDTDPENMLSEHEAVRVFHDQTKKEFGLYDVVVLGVVNEHNPDGVFNPETLQRVNTLSKFAATLADPDDPERRVVSRDIIAPDNVDNILQAGLGQVRFEWLMKEPPKTREEALKIRDYALNNPLLKGTMVSEDGKALGIYLPITKKDFAHSVAEKLKEKIAEIGAGDDEFHITGLPVAEDTFGKEMFVQMAVSAPLAMLMIFLLMLFFFRNLQLIIAPMIIALCTVIVTMGMLIGTGNTLHIMSSMIPIFIMPIAVVDSVHILSEFFDAYQQRKNKKETLIYVMGDLFKPMFFTSLTSSAGFASLAFTPIPPVQAFGIFVALGILLAWFLTIVFIPAYVMMIPENKLENFGVDTTDSSHKNSLLNRHLRWIGKTSSGKPWVVIGVNIGIMIVGVVGILMIQVNDNPVKWFKKSHEIRVADRVLNSHFGGTYEAYLILTGKVQEMTLAQAAEQLKGKLHSALQETPAILTAAQEDIDQELADSKTTQEFKDALAQLWNIELDNAPEDDDTVYDSWTKVLDILPSVGSQKEVFKRPDVLRYISDLQEHLAEKGDVGKSNTVADVVKKVHMELFEGDPQRFSIPNSVNAVAQTLISFQNSHKPDDLWHLVTPDYTKANIWLQLRSGDNKDMERVIEDIDQYFTENPPPVELSHDWAGLTYINVVWQDKMVTGMLESFLSSFVVVFLMMAVLFRSPTWGLLAMVPLTFTIGFIYGVIGLIGKDYDMPVAVLSSLALGLAVDFAIHFLQRTRMTMAKTGDWSAAIRDMFDEPARAILRNIIVIAIGFTPLLLAPLVPYQTVGIFLATIMLYSGMATLWILPALLTVMKNWVFKKELKAFEAKGEG, from the coding sequence ATGGATCTCTCGACCAGAGCAATTCAGTTTTCTCTGCGTAAACCAAAGATCGTCACCGCGATCATGGTTGCGTTTACCATCATTATCGGGGCCTTTATTGTAAAGGTGCATGTGGACACTGATCCGGAAAACATGCTCTCTGAGCATGAGGCGGTGCGTGTCTTTCACGATCAGACAAAGAAAGAGTTCGGACTCTATGATGTGGTTGTCCTGGGTGTGGTCAATGAACACAACCCGGACGGGGTGTTTAACCCGGAAACCCTGCAGCGGGTCAACACCCTGAGTAAATTTGCTGCCACCCTGGCAGATCCTGATGACCCGGAACGTCGAGTGGTGAGCCGGGATATCATTGCTCCGGATAATGTGGATAATATCCTCCAGGCCGGGCTGGGACAGGTCCGCTTTGAGTGGCTGATGAAGGAACCACCCAAGACTAGGGAGGAGGCTCTGAAGATTCGGGATTACGCCCTGAATAACCCACTGCTCAAGGGCACGATGGTCTCTGAAGACGGCAAGGCCCTGGGCATCTACCTGCCTATCACCAAAAAAGATTTTGCCCATTCTGTTGCGGAAAAGCTGAAAGAGAAGATTGCTGAAATCGGCGCAGGTGATGACGAGTTTCACATCACAGGTCTGCCTGTGGCTGAGGACACCTTTGGTAAGGAGATGTTTGTCCAGATGGCGGTTTCCGCGCCCCTGGCTATGCTGATGATCTTCCTGCTCATGCTCTTTTTCTTCCGCAATCTCCAGCTGATTATCGCTCCGATGATCATTGCTCTATGTACGGTGATTGTAACCATGGGAATGCTCATCGGCACCGGCAACACCCTGCATATCATGAGCTCCATGATCCCCATCTTTATCATGCCCATTGCGGTGGTGGATTCGGTTCATATCTTATCCGAATTTTTTGATGCCTATCAGCAGCGCAAGAACAAAAAAGAAACCCTGATTTACGTCATGGGCGATCTGTTCAAGCCCATGTTTTTCACCTCCCTGACCTCTTCCGCCGGGTTTGCCTCTTTGGCCTTTACCCCCATCCCGCCGGTTCAGGCATTTGGTATTTTTGTGGCTCTGGGTATTCTGCTGGCTTGGTTCCTGACCATTGTTTTCATCCCGGCTTATGTAATGATGATCCCGGAGAACAAACTGGAGAATTTCGGTGTTGATACCACGGACAGCTCTCATAAAAATTCCCTGCTCAACCGCCATCTGCGCTGGATTGGCAAGACTTCTTCCGGCAAGCCCTGGGTGGTTATCGGCGTCAATATAGGCATCATGATCGTGGGTGTGGTTGGCATTCTCATGATCCAGGTGAATGATAACCCGGTCAAGTGGTTTAAGAAGAGTCACGAAATCCGGGTAGCAGACAGGGTATTGAACAGCCATTTCGGTGGAACCTATGAAGCCTACCTGATCCTGACCGGCAAAGTGCAGGAAATGACTCTGGCTCAGGCAGCTGAGCAGCTGAAAGGAAAACTCCATTCCGCCCTGCAAGAGACCCCGGCCATCCTGACCGCTGCCCAGGAAGATATAGATCAGGAGCTTGCAGACAGCAAAACAACGCAGGAGTTCAAAGATGCTCTGGCGCAGCTCTGGAATATCGAACTTGACAATGCGCCGGAGGACGATGATACTGTGTACGATTCCTGGACTAAGGTCCTGGATATCCTGCCCAGTGTAGGCAGCCAGAAAGAGGTATTCAAGCGTCCTGATGTGCTGCGCTACATCTCGGATTTGCAGGAGCATCTGGCCGAGAAAGGTGATGTGGGCAAGTCCAACACTGTGGCCGATGTGGTCAAAAAGGTGCATATGGAGCTGTTCGAAGGTGATCCGCAACGCTTTTCCATCCCGAACTCGGTCAATGCTGTGGCCCAGACCCTGATATCCTTTCAGAACAGCCATAAACCTGATGATCTCTGGCATCTGGTTACCCCGGATTACACCAAGGCCAATATCTGGCTCCAGTTGCGCAGCGGCGATAATAAGGATATGGAGCGGGTTATTGAGGATATTGACCAGTACTTTACTGAGAATCCCCCGCCTGTGGAGTTGAGCCATGACTGGGCAGGTCTGACCTACATCAATGTGGTTTGGCAGGACAAGATGGTCACCGGTATGCTGGAATCCTTTCTCTCCAGCTTTGTTGTGGTCTTCCTGATGATGGCTGTTCTGTTTCGCTCACCGACCTGGGGCCTGCTGGCAATGGTGCCGCTGACCTTTACCATCGGCTTTATCTACGGCGTGATTGGTCTGATCGGCAAGGACTACGATATGCCGGTGGCCGTACTCTCCTCTTTGGCTTTGGGCCTGGCTGTGGACTTTGCTATCCATTTCCTCCAGCGCACCAGGATGACTATGGCCAAGACCGGGGATTGGAGCGCGGCTATCCGAGATATGTTTGATGAGCCAGCTCGGGCGATTCTGCGCAACATCATTGTTATCGCCATCGGGTTTACCCCGCTGCTGCTGGCACCGCTGGTTCCCTATCAAACCGTGGGTATCTTCCTGGCCACTATTATGCTCTACTCGGGTATGGCGACCCTGTGGATTCTTCCGGCCCTGTTGACCGTGATGAAGAATTGGGTGTTTAAGAAGGAGCTGAAGGCGTTTGAGGCTAAGGGTGAAGGGTGA